In Carya illinoinensis cultivar Pawnee chromosome 9, C.illinoinensisPawnee_v1, whole genome shotgun sequence, the following are encoded in one genomic region:
- the LOC122276409 gene encoding protein DEHYDRATION-INDUCED 19-like, whose translation MDSDFWTSRLAAAKRQYALQHHHQSSHLDRSSIDEFEVDDEVRPDFPCPYCYEDFDIVSLCSHLEDEHSFESKVTVCPICSVKVVQDMLSHITLQHGHLFKLQRRRRLRRVAIPNSQALSLLGRDLREAHLQVLLGGGGNRSNSVNMSTAATDPFLSSLILNFPASEAEEISKSVAASAEDASTKNEAPAHIWKSSFDPSLSYEEREKRMRQAAGRSGFLQDVLFSILLGD comes from the exons ATGGATTCCGACTTCTGGACCTCTCGCCTCGCCGCCGCCAAGCGCCAATACGCGCTCCAGCACCACCATCAGAGTTCCCACTTAG ATCGGTCGAGCATCGATGAGTTTGAGGTAGATGACGAGGTCCGACCCGATTTCCCATGCCCGTATTGCTACGAGGACTTCGACATCGTGTCTCTGTGCTCGCATCTCGAAGACGAACACTCGTTCGAGTCCAAAGTCACC GTTTGTCCTATTTGCTCTGTTAAAGTTGTGCAGGACATGTTAAGCCATATCACCCTGCAACATGGACATTTGTTCAAG TTGCAGAGACGTCGCAGGTTACGCAGAGTAGCAATTCCTAACAGTCAGGCGCTGTCTCTACTGGGTCGGGATCTTCGCGAGGCTCATCTGCAAGTGCTTCTAGGAGGTGGTGGAAACCGGTCAAACAGTGTTAACATGTCTACTGCAGCTACTGATCCATTCTTATCATCGCTCATTTTGAATTTTCCTGCATCTGAAGCGGAAGAAATATCAAAATCTGTGGCTGCCAGTGCTGAGGACGCTTCTACAAAAAATGAGGCACCAGCACATATCTGGAAATCAAG TTTTGACCCTTCTTTGAGCTATGAAGAGCGGGAAAAAAGGATGCGACAAGCTGCTGGGAGATCTGGTTTCTTGCAAGATGTCCTTTTCTCAATTCTATTAGGTGATTAA